In Acinetobacter piscicola, a single window of DNA contains:
- a CDS encoding ABC transporter substrate-binding protein, protein MKALEQTEIQLGYVPLLDCIALLWAQHQGYFIEQGLNVSLVKEASWASLRDRLAFGFLDAAHCLSAMLPAAALGDDQLGIPLQTPLVLSTNKAFISLSQQLCHELNIGLHDCVEQTATKVVDAFKNGQTLQLAHVFKHSIHHYSLREWLALVDYEVAAQYPFCTLPPPYMVEAISKQMIDGFCVGEPWNTQAELEGYSQIITSSQEIIPSVADKVLAVTAAWAEQHPQSLAALKAAIVQAQNHLRDLEDFSEVWQLLKDYQIVRFNCSTHVHVKACYKIQNIIQNLVPIEVNPQQADFEWLVTQNCKWQQLDISQTLQQEIARQCIL, encoded by the coding sequence ATGAAAGCATTAGAACAAACAGAGATTCAACTGGGTTATGTACCACTTTTGGACTGTATTGCACTGTTATGGGCACAACATCAAGGCTACTTTATTGAACAAGGCTTAAACGTAAGCTTAGTCAAAGAAGCATCATGGGCAAGTTTACGTGATCGCTTAGCTTTTGGTTTTTTAGATGCGGCGCACTGTTTATCCGCGATGCTACCTGCCGCAGCATTGGGTGATGATCAACTTGGCATTCCGCTACAAACACCTTTGGTACTCAGTACCAATAAAGCGTTTATCAGTTTAAGTCAGCAGTTATGCCATGAACTGAATATTGGCTTACATGATTGTGTCGAGCAAACTGCGACAAAAGTCGTCGATGCATTTAAAAATGGACAAACCTTACAACTGGCACATGTTTTTAAACATTCGATCCATCACTATAGTTTACGAGAATGGTTAGCACTGGTAGATTATGAGGTCGCAGCACAATATCCTTTTTGTACCCTACCACCACCGTATATGGTTGAAGCTATCTCTAAACAAATGATTGATGGTTTTTGTGTTGGGGAACCGTGGAATACTCAAGCTGAATTAGAAGGCTATAGTCAAATTATTACCAGTAGCCAAGAGATTATTCCAAGTGTTGCAGACAAAGTATTGGCCGTCACTGCAGCTTGGGCTGAACAACATCCTCAAAGTTTAGCTGCATTAAAAGCAGCTATTGTTCAGGCACAAAATCATTTAAGAGATTTAGAGGATTTTAGTGAAGTATGGCAACTGTTAAAAGACTATCAGATTGTTCGTTTTAATTGCTCAACACATGTACATGTGAAAGCATGTTATAAAATTCAAAATATTATTCAAAATCTTGTACCTATTGAAGTTAACCCACAACAGGCAGATTTTGAGTGGCTCGTGACTCAAAATTGTAAGTGGCAGCAACTCGACATCAGTCAAACACTTCAACAAGAAATAGCAAGGCAGTGCATTTTGTAA
- a CDS encoding ANTAR domain-containing response regulator, whose translation MSKLKIALIDDDSDRAEFVKKTLIEHQFEVVACLMTDQLDLFYLQQIHADVILLDMDHPHRDIIESCVSQFDLPTVLFTKNGHKETIKSAIEAGITAYIVDGIQPAKLDSILQIAIEQYKKHKKLTNDLKETKTKLADRKDIDKAKVLLMNLHQINEENAFALLRKNAMSHRMTIGEMARRLIDAQALLQGHTKDEL comes from the coding sequence ATGTCAAAACTTAAAATTGCTTTGATTGATGATGATTCTGATCGAGCAGAATTTGTCAAAAAAACCCTTATCGAACATCAGTTTGAGGTCGTTGCATGCCTCATGACCGATCAACTCGATCTCTTTTATCTACAACAAATTCATGCCGATGTCATTCTTTTGGACATGGATCATCCACATCGGGATATTATTGAAAGCTGCGTTAGTCAATTTGACTTACCCACTGTGCTTTTCACTAAAAATGGGCATAAAGAAACCATCAAAAGTGCGATTGAAGCTGGAATTACTGCTTATATCGTAGATGGAATACAACCTGCGAAATTAGACAGTATTTTACAAATAGCAATTGAACAATATAAAAAGCATAAAAAGTTAACCAATGACTTAAAAGAAACTAAAACTAAATTAGCAGACCGTAAAGACATCGACAAAGCCAAGGTCTTGCTTATGAATTTACACCAAATCAATGAAGAAAATGCATTTGCATTACTGCGTAAAAATGCGATGAGTCATCGTATGACCATCGGTGAAATGGCACGTAGGCTCATTGATGCACAAGCACTGCTCCAAGGACATACAAAGGATGAATTATGA
- a CDS encoding MFS transporter has product MSSNINLDAKKATKINLFSFSSAAMRAFHMSWLAFFVCFFAWFACAPLMPVIAGEFHLTKDQIANINIAAVAITIVVRLIVGPLCDKYGPRKTYTALLILGSIPVFGVASANSYESFLFFRLLIGAIGASFVITQYHTSIMFAPNVVGTANATTAGWGNAGGGATQALMPLLLSALVMFGIEKALGWRIALIVPGVMMLIVGAMYWTFTQDCPQGDFKALRAEGVQVGSDKKGGIAILMHAAKNYRVWILFGAYAACFGIEIFIHNIIAMYYVDHFNFGLKEAGMAAGIFGLLALFARALGGIVSDKVATKKGLDGRTKVLFVMILMEGLFLIVFSQMNVPMFAILAMTVFALFTHMACGATYALVPFIDRDALGGVAGIIGAGGNVGAVAAGFLLKGMLDIQITLMILGGLVVIAASFVLMIRFSVEHKEKEQKLFEEAVLERNRMEQASAATVKQNSAA; this is encoded by the coding sequence ATGTCTTCAAATATAAATTTGGATGCTAAAAAAGCAACAAAAATCAATCTTTTTAGTTTTAGCAGCGCAGCGATGAGAGCCTTCCACATGAGTTGGCTCGCATTTTTTGTCTGTTTCTTTGCATGGTTTGCTTGTGCACCTTTAATGCCAGTCATTGCTGGTGAATTTCATCTGACTAAAGATCAAATTGCCAATATTAATATTGCAGCAGTTGCAATCACAATCGTGGTTCGTCTTATCGTTGGGCCATTGTGTGATAAATACGGCCCACGCAAAACCTATACCGCTTTATTGATTCTCGGCAGTATCCCAGTATTTGGTGTGGCATCTGCGAATAGTTATGAATCATTCTTATTCTTCCGCTTATTGATTGGTGCGATCGGCGCGAGTTTTGTCATCACCCAATATCACACCAGTATCATGTTTGCACCAAATGTCGTAGGTACAGCCAATGCAACGACTGCAGGTTGGGGAAATGCGGGTGGTGGTGCAACTCAAGCGCTTATGCCGTTATTACTTTCTGCTTTAGTGATGTTTGGGATTGAAAAAGCTTTAGGTTGGAGAATTGCACTGATTGTTCCAGGTGTGATGATGTTAATCGTCGGTGCGATGTATTGGACATTTACCCAAGACTGTCCACAAGGTGATTTTAAAGCATTACGTGCCGAAGGCGTTCAAGTAGGAAGTGACAAAAAAGGTGGTATCGCAATTTTAATGCATGCCGCAAAAAACTACCGCGTTTGGATTTTATTTGGTGCATATGCGGCATGTTTCGGCATCGAAATTTTCATCCATAACATCATTGCGATGTACTACGTAGACCATTTCAACTTTGGTTTAAAAGAAGCGGGCATGGCAGCAGGGATCTTCGGTTTATTGGCATTGTTTGCTCGTGCATTGGGTGGAATTGTTTCAGACAAAGTAGCGACTAAAAAAGGCTTAGATGGTCGTACTAAAGTTCTCTTTGTGATGATTCTCATGGAAGGTTTATTCCTGATCGTCTTCTCACAAATGAATGTCCCAATGTTTGCCATCCTAGCAATGACGGTATTCGCACTATTCACACACATGGCATGTGGTGCAACTTATGCCCTAGTTCCTTTCATTGACCGTGATGCCTTAGGTGGCGTGGCAGGGATTATTGGTGCAGGTGGTAACGTTGGTGCAGTCGCAGCAGGTTTTTTACTCAAAGGTATGTTGGATATTCAAATTACACTGATGATTTTGGGTGGATTAGTAGTCATTGCAGCAAGCTTTGTATTGATGATTCGATTCTCAGTTGAACATAAAGAAAAAGAGCAAAAGTTATTTGAAGAAGCTGTCTTGGAACGCAACCGTATGGAGCAAGCTTCAGCGGCAACAGTTAAACAAAATAGCGCAGCTTAA
- the nirB gene encoding nitrite reductase large subunit NirB — translation MKLVMIGHGMVGHKFIESVLEHAGDEVEITILAEEPRLAYDRVHLTEYFTGKSAKDLTLCRADFADAYGIDLRLSTKATEIDTVNKLVTTNHGDVISYDKLILATGSYAFVPPIPGNDRQNCFVYRTIEDLDAIRAASLNAKSGVVIGGGLLGLEAAKALRDLDLETHVVEFAPRLMAVQIDDLGGKVLRSKIENLGVKVHTQKATSSIEDGVNTTHVMKFSDGSELETDIILFSAGIRPRDELARQSGLAIGERGGIVINDYCQTSNPDIYAIGECALWQNKIYGLVAPGYDMARIAAKHVLEQTSTEFAGADMSTKLKLMGVDVASVGDAHAMTPNSLSYFFADEDAMIYKKIVVNAEKTKLLGAVLVGCAKEYNDLLQMMLNGLEIPENPESLIMPGYAQSDAKTGGSGVDLLPDSATICSCNNVSKADICSAIQEGSTSLGALKKCTKAATACGGCAPLVTQVLKSELQRQGVTVNNHLCEHFAYSRQELYHLVRVNEIKTFDDLIQQHGHGLGCDICKPTVANILASCWNDFVLKPSHAGLQDSNDYYLGNIQKDGTYSVVPRMAGGEVTPDGLIAVGQIAKQYGLYTKLTGGQRVDMFGAQLHQLPEIWEKLINAGFESGHAYGKSLRTVKSCVGSTWCRYGVDDSVGLAIFLENRYKGLRSPHKLKMAVSGCTRECAEAQSKDVGVIATEKGWNLYVCGNGGMKPRHAELLASDLDTQTLIKYIDRFFMFYIQTADRLQRTSVWRDNMEGGLDYLKDVVVNDSLGLAEELERRMSHVVGTYQDEWRTAVEDPEVRKRFVTFINAKAEQQQDPHVQFAEVRGQIRPKTEAERDASRIPVVEA, via the coding sequence ATGAAATTAGTCATGATTGGTCATGGAATGGTAGGGCACAAATTCATTGAATCTGTGTTAGAGCATGCAGGTGATGAAGTTGAAATCACGATTTTGGCAGAAGAACCACGTTTAGCTTATGATCGCGTTCATTTAACTGAATATTTCACTGGTAAATCGGCAAAAGACCTAACTTTATGCCGTGCAGATTTTGCCGATGCTTATGGTATTGATCTCCGTTTAAGCACAAAAGCAACAGAAATTGATACTGTAAATAAATTGGTAACGACTAATCATGGTGATGTCATCAGTTATGACAAATTGATTCTCGCTACAGGTTCTTATGCATTCGTTCCACCGATTCCAGGTAATGATCGTCAAAATTGCTTTGTTTATCGTACCATTGAAGATCTTGATGCGATTCGAGCTGCAAGCTTGAATGCAAAATCAGGTGTGGTGATTGGTGGTGGTTTATTGGGTTTGGAGGCTGCTAAAGCACTTCGAGACTTAGACTTAGAAACGCATGTGGTTGAATTTGCGCCACGTTTGATGGCGGTTCAAATCGATGATTTAGGCGGTAAAGTTTTACGTTCAAAAATTGAAAACTTAGGGGTAAAAGTTCATACCCAAAAAGCGACTTCATCCATTGAAGATGGTGTAAATACAACTCATGTGATGAAATTTAGTGATGGTTCTGAGCTTGAAACCGACATTATTTTGTTTTCAGCAGGCATTCGTCCTCGTGATGAACTCGCACGTCAAAGCGGTTTAGCCATTGGTGAGCGTGGCGGGATCGTGATCAATGATTATTGCCAAACTTCTAACCCTGATATCTATGCCATTGGTGAATGTGCGCTGTGGCAAAATAAAATTTATGGTTTGGTTGCACCGGGCTATGACATGGCGCGTATTGCAGCGAAACACGTACTCGAACAAACCAGTACTGAGTTCGCAGGTGCGGACATGAGCACCAAACTCAAACTTATGGGAGTCGATGTTGCTTCTGTGGGGGATGCGCATGCGATGACCCCAAATTCTTTGAGCTATTTCTTTGCTGATGAAGATGCCATGATCTATAAAAAGATTGTGGTCAATGCTGAGAAAACCAAACTTTTAGGTGCGGTACTGGTCGGTTGTGCTAAAGAGTACAATGACTTGCTACAAATGATGCTCAATGGTTTAGAGATTCCTGAAAATCCTGAAAGCCTCATCATGCCAGGCTATGCTCAATCAGATGCAAAAACAGGCGGAAGTGGTGTAGACCTACTGCCTGATAGTGCAACGATTTGCTCATGTAATAACGTCTCTAAAGCTGATATTTGCTCCGCAATTCAAGAAGGTTCGACTTCATTGGGTGCTTTGAAAAAATGTACCAAAGCTGCAACAGCATGTGGAGGTTGTGCACCGCTCGTTACTCAAGTTTTAAAATCAGAATTACAACGCCAAGGTGTGACCGTCAATAACCATCTTTGTGAGCACTTTGCCTACTCTCGTCAAGAGTTGTATCACTTGGTTCGTGTCAATGAAATCAAAACCTTTGATGATTTAATTCAACAACATGGACATGGTCTAGGTTGTGATATTTGTAAGCCGACTGTGGCAAATATTCTTGCTTCTTGTTGGAACGACTTCGTGCTTAAACCAAGTCATGCAGGTCTGCAAGACAGTAACGATTATTATCTTGGCAATATTCAAAAAGATGGGACTTATTCAGTCGTGCCACGTATGGCAGGCGGTGAAGTCACGCCAGATGGACTCATTGCTGTCGGTCAAATTGCCAAACAATATGGTTTGTATACCAAACTGACAGGTGGTCAACGTGTTGATATGTTTGGTGCACAACTGCATCAACTGCCTGAAATCTGGGAAAAACTGATCAATGCAGGTTTTGAGTCAGGACATGCTTACGGTAAGTCATTGCGTACTGTGAAATCCTGCGTAGGCAGTACATGGTGTCGTTATGGCGTAGACGATTCAGTCGGTTTAGCCATTTTCCTTGAAAATCGTTATAAAGGCTTACGTTCTCCACATAAACTCAAAATGGCAGTGTCAGGCTGTACTCGTGAATGTGCTGAAGCGCAAAGTAAAGATGTTGGTGTGATTGCAACTGAAAAGGGTTGGAATTTATATGTTTGTGGTAATGGTGGTATGAAACCGCGCCATGCTGAATTACTTGCTTCCGACTTAGATACACAAACCTTAATCAAATATATCGATCGTTTCTTTATGTTCTACATCCAAACGGCAGATCGTCTACAACGTACCTCAGTATGGCGTGACAACATGGAAGGGGGATTGGATTATCTCAAAGATGTGGTGGTGAATGATTCTTTAGGGCTTGCAGAAGAACTTGAACGCCGTATGAGCCATGTGGTAGGTACCTATCAAGATGAATGGCGTACAGCGGTGGAAGATCCTGAAGTGCGTAAACGCTTTGTCACCTTTATCAATGCTAAAGCTGAACAACAACAAGATCCACATGTGCAATTTGCTGAAGTACGTGGACAAATTCGTCCAAAGACAGAAGCAGAACGTGATGCGAGTCGTATCCCTGTAGTTGAAGCTTAA
- the nirD gene encoding nitrite reductase small subunit NirD codes for MTVFKDMNELNWLDVCALDDITPNTGVGALIDDQQIAIFRVGSEKRVYALSNQDPFSKAFVMSRGIIGDLQGERVVASPIYKQHFSLATGRCLEDKDQKLLVFPSKIENGRVMISPTPQKTYITNNGTSQEKMKLVLVGNGLAGMRCLEDLLDMAPDRYEVTVIGEEPWGNYNRIMLSPVLSGDKTIDDIMLHPHAWYSDKNIRFIAGDPAVRIDRPRKQVYTEKGLVVDYDRLILATGSKPFVPPVQGAELDGVLSFRDIYDVNTMLDYCKSKKNAVVIGGGLLGLEAAYGLKQRGMNVTVLHLMDRIMERQLDSKASQMLRHSIEQKGIRIITEANTEALLGENGHVTHVRLKDGTILDADLVVFAVGIRPNMALAQSAGLRCNRGVLVNDTMQTYDPSIYAVGECIEHRNQTFGLVEPLWGQAFICASHLAEHGSLTFKAPTVPTQLKVSGCDVFSAGRIDLDKNADEEFEDIVLNDEKRQIYKRIIIQKDKVIGAVLFGDTEDGTWYAELISDQTSISSIRNKLLFGKDFALKKAG; via the coding sequence ATGACAGTATTTAAAGATATGAATGAATTGAATTGGTTAGATGTATGTGCATTGGATGATATTACGCCGAATACAGGTGTGGGTGCGTTAATTGATGACCAACAAATTGCAATTTTCCGTGTAGGTTCAGAAAAGCGAGTATACGCACTCAGCAACCAAGATCCGTTTAGCAAAGCCTTTGTGATGTCACGTGGCATTATTGGTGATTTACAAGGTGAACGTGTGGTTGCTTCTCCGATTTATAAACAACATTTTAGTTTGGCAACAGGGCGTTGCTTGGAAGATAAAGATCAAAAACTTTTAGTATTTCCTAGCAAAATTGAAAATGGTCGAGTGATGATTAGCCCGACTCCACAAAAAACCTATATTACCAATAATGGCACGTCTCAAGAAAAAATGAAGTTGGTGCTGGTCGGCAATGGTCTAGCAGGTATGCGTTGCCTTGAGGACTTGCTTGATATGGCGCCAGATCGTTATGAAGTGACGGTGATTGGAGAAGAGCCATGGGGCAACTATAACCGCATCATGCTATCACCTGTATTATCGGGAGATAAAACCATCGATGATATTATGCTGCACCCGCACGCATGGTATAGCGATAAAAATATTCGCTTTATTGCAGGAGACCCTGCAGTGCGTATTGATCGCCCACGTAAACAAGTTTATACCGAAAAAGGTTTAGTGGTTGATTACGACCGTTTGATTTTGGCTACAGGTTCTAAACCATTTGTGCCTCCTGTACAAGGTGCAGAACTTGATGGTGTATTAAGTTTTCGTGACATTTACGATGTGAATACCATGCTCGACTACTGCAAATCTAAGAAAAATGCAGTGGTGATTGGTGGTGGTCTACTCGGGCTCGAAGCGGCTTATGGTTTAAAACAACGTGGCATGAATGTGACTGTTTTACATTTAATGGATCGCATTATGGAACGTCAATTGGATAGTAAAGCGAGCCAAATGTTACGTCATAGCATTGAGCAAAAAGGTATTCGCATCATCACTGAAGCCAATACAGAAGCCCTTTTGGGTGAAAATGGTCATGTCACACATGTACGCTTAAAAGATGGCACAATTTTAGATGCTGATTTAGTGGTTTTTGCAGTCGGTATCCGTCCGAATATGGCATTGGCACAAAGTGCTGGCTTACGTTGTAATCGTGGTGTGTTGGTGAATGATACGATGCAGACTTATGACCCAAGTATTTATGCGGTTGGTGAATGTATTGAGCATCGTAATCAAACTTTCGGTTTGGTTGAACCTTTGTGGGGTCAAGCATTTATTTGTGCATCACATTTGGCTGAACATGGCAGTTTAACTTTTAAAGCACCAACAGTGCCGACGCAGCTCAAAGTGAGTGGCTGTGATGTGTTCTCCGCAGGTCGAATTGATCTTGATAAGAATGCTGATGAGGAATTTGAAGACATCGTATTGAATGATGAGAAACGTCAAATCTATAAACGTATTATTATTCAAAAAGATAAAGTTATTGGTGCAGTGCTGTTTGGTGATACCGAAGATGGGACTTGGTATGCTGAATTGATCTCGGATCAAACTTCTATTTCTTCTATTCGAAATAAATTGCTGTTTGGTAAGGATTTTGCTTTGAAGAAAGCAGGGTGA
- a CDS encoding nitrate reductase, giving the protein MNSIPVMELHSSTENKVKITQTTCPYCGVGCGVTATVEDTVLGQKVSVIGDVNHPSNYGKLCIKGSNLADTVGLETRVLHPMLGRKIDAEHAYAYTRQKTDWDKATDLIANKFQQCIDQYGRDSIAFYVSGQLLTEDYYVVNKFVKGYLGTANIDTNSRLCMSSAVAAHKRAFGEDLVPASYEDFEHTDMVVLVGSNTAWCHPVLYQRIMKAKEERDLFVVVIDPRFTATCEAADLHLPILIGQDVSLFNGLVQYLYQNGYSDHEFIQAHTQGLDALLESSQPEADIEPVAKKTGISLEKLKVFFEKFAQTEKVMTLFSMGVNQSSRGVDKANSIINAHLLTGKIGKLGAAPFSMTGQPNAMGGREVGGLANMLAAHMELENPQHQQLVQGFWNSPSIATQVGLKAVDLFEAVESGKIKAIWIMATNPVVSLPNADQVKRALDKCEFVVVSDICKDTDTTQYADVLLPALGWGEKDGTVTNSERRISRQRAFLTEPEQAKADWWAVAQVAKKMGFGGFEFKNSHDIFKEHAQLSAYQNTEINKRADVANFRYFNLQGLTELSLSEYHELEPVQWPVIQKKQSKDEYGQLFTRGQFSHADGKAKFIATTMIDPVNQTDREYPLILNTGRIRDQWHTMTRTGLSANLSTHKAEPYCEIHPNDALKYGLKDGELVEIKSAWGNCVLRAVVSENIRRGQIFAPIHWNDQFASDARIGKVVNPVVDAISGEPEFKHTPIIIHPFYTQWQGVFYVRHGFEHLVKNSIENTVWWTKIQTSKAVRYELADRRRFNQTTERLKALLPFEDESFEWLNLEDQTAHISHTIILKDGILIASLYIAPKALLPDRDWISSLFKRERLSAMHRKALLAGQAMSMGNHDGPLVCSCFKVGKNRIIQTIKEQNISNEKQVTACLKAGGNCGSCLPEIRGLIKACQAEAAE; this is encoded by the coding sequence ATGAATAGTATCCCTGTAATGGAACTGCACAGCTCCACAGAAAATAAAGTCAAAATTACCCAAACCACATGTCCATACTGTGGAGTAGGTTGTGGTGTAACGGCAACTGTTGAAGATACTGTGCTTGGACAAAAAGTATCTGTAATCGGTGATGTTAATCATCCATCCAATTACGGCAAACTCTGCATTAAAGGCAGTAATTTAGCAGATACCGTAGGGCTAGAAACACGTGTTTTACACCCTATGCTCGGGCGGAAAATTGATGCAGAACATGCCTATGCTTACACACGTCAAAAAACTGACTGGGATAAAGCGACGGACCTAATTGCCAATAAATTTCAACAATGTATTGACCAATATGGTCGTGACAGCATTGCATTTTATGTCTCAGGACAATTGCTGACCGAAGATTATTATGTGGTCAATAAGTTCGTTAAAGGTTATCTCGGTACTGCCAATATTGATACCAATTCACGCTTATGTATGTCTTCTGCGGTAGCAGCGCATAAGCGTGCCTTTGGCGAAGACCTTGTTCCTGCAAGTTATGAGGATTTTGAACACACCGACATGGTGGTTTTAGTCGGCTCAAATACAGCATGGTGTCATCCTGTGTTGTATCAACGCATTATGAAAGCTAAGGAAGAAAGAGATTTATTTGTTGTAGTGATCGATCCACGATTTACTGCTACCTGTGAAGCAGCGGATTTACATTTACCGATTCTGATTGGTCAAGATGTTTCGTTATTTAATGGTTTAGTTCAATATTTATATCAAAATGGGTATAGTGACCACGAGTTTATTCAAGCACATACACAAGGTTTGGATGCGCTATTAGAAAGTTCACAGCCTGAAGCGGACATCGAACCAGTTGCAAAGAAAACAGGGATTTCACTCGAAAAATTAAAAGTTTTCTTTGAAAAATTTGCTCAAACAGAAAAAGTCATGACCTTATTTTCTATGGGGGTTAATCAATCTTCACGTGGGGTGGATAAAGCCAACAGTATTATCAATGCTCATTTACTCACAGGAAAAATTGGTAAATTAGGTGCAGCACCATTTTCGATGACAGGACAACCCAATGCTATGGGAGGACGTGAAGTCGGTGGTTTAGCCAATATGTTGGCGGCGCATATGGAGCTTGAAAATCCTCAGCATCAACAGCTTGTGCAAGGTTTTTGGAACAGCCCATCCATTGCCACTCAGGTTGGATTAAAAGCAGTTGATCTTTTTGAAGCGGTTGAAAGTGGTAAAATTAAAGCCATTTGGATCATGGCGACCAATCCTGTGGTCAGTTTGCCGAATGCAGATCAGGTAAAACGTGCTTTAGACAAATGTGAATTTGTTGTGGTTTCAGATATTTGTAAAGATACAGATACCACCCAATATGCCGATGTTTTATTGCCTGCACTAGGCTGGGGTGAGAAAGATGGTACGGTGACCAATTCTGAACGTCGTATATCAAGACAGCGCGCATTTTTAACTGAGCCTGAACAAGCCAAAGCAGATTGGTGGGCAGTCGCACAAGTGGCAAAGAAAATGGGTTTTGGTGGTTTTGAGTTTAAAAATAGCCATGACATTTTCAAAGAACATGCTCAACTTTCTGCTTATCAAAATACAGAAATCAATAAACGTGCTGATGTTGCAAACTTCCGTTATTTTAATCTGCAAGGTTTAACTGAACTTTCATTGTCTGAGTATCATGAACTCGAACCTGTGCAATGGCCTGTGATACAAAAAAAACAATCGAAAGATGAATATGGGCAATTATTTACGCGAGGGCAATTCAGCCATGCCGATGGCAAAGCGAAATTCATTGCAACAACAATGATTGATCCTGTAAATCAAACTGATCGTGAATATCCACTTATTCTTAATACAGGTCGAATCCGTGACCAATGGCATACCATGACACGAACAGGTCTGTCAGCAAATTTAAGTACCCATAAAGCTGAACCTTACTGCGAAATTCATCCAAATGATGCACTGAAATATGGTTTAAAAGATGGTGAATTGGTTGAGATTAAATCCGCTTGGGGGAATTGTGTACTGCGTGCGGTGGTGAGTGAAAATATTCGCCGTGGACAGATTTTTGCTCCGATTCATTGGAACGATCAATTTGCTTCAGATGCACGCATTGGCAAAGTGGTCAATCCTGTGGTCGATGCCATTTCAGGCGAGCCTGAATTTAAACATACGCCTATCATCATTCATCCTTTTTATACCCAATGGCAAGGGGTGTTCTATGTTCGACATGGTTTTGAGCATCTCGTTAAAAATAGTATTGAAAATACCGTGTGGTGGACAAAAATTCAGACAAGCAAAGCCGTGCGTTATGAACTCGCAGATCGTCGCCGTTTTAACCAAACCACGGAGCGTTTAAAAGCATTATTGCCTTTTGAGGATGAGAGTTTTGAATGGTTAAATCTTGAAGACCAAACTGCACATATCAGCCATACCATTATTTTAAAAGATGGGATTTTAATTGCCAGTTTATATATTGCACCAAAAGCCTTATTGCCTGATCGGGACTGGATTTCGAGTCTATTTAAACGTGAACGTTTAAGTGCTATGCACCGTAAGGCATTGCTTGCAGGACAAGCCATGTCAATGGGCAATCATGACGGCCCATTGGTTTGTAGTTGTTTTAAAGTCGGTAAAAACCGCATCATTCAAACCATTAAAGAACAAAATATCAGCAATGAAAAACAAGTCACTGCCTGTTTAAAAGCAGGGGGGAACTGTGGTTCTTGTCTACCTGAAATTCGTGGCTTAATCAAAGCTTGTCAAGCGGAGGCAGCCGAATGA
- a CDS encoding molybdenum cofactor guanylyltransferase has translation MKRIVKMISRGIDYPETDLVILAGGQARRMNGINKLLQKFDDQIQLIKIHQQLKNAVSAVWVNSHRDYSIYQKMIPTIHCYQDDDQGFQGPLMGMKSAWTYVQADYVLFIPCDVTFIPKRVVEKLHQALAKNALSDVAYVEINGVALYPFCLVKRSAYQTIQNSLAQNKRSLKQCFSELHGQGVIFKNHALFLHSINSLDELQQYQQLKSIHI, from the coding sequence ATGAAGAGAATAGTCAAAATGATCAGTCGAGGGATAGATTATCCTGAAACGGATTTAGTGATCCTTGCAGGTGGTCAGGCACGGCGGATGAATGGCATCAATAAACTGTTGCAAAAATTTGATGATCAAATTCAACTGATTAAAATACATCAACAACTCAAAAATGCAGTCTCGGCTGTATGGGTGAATAGCCATCGGGATTATTCAATTTATCAAAAAATGATCCCCACTATTCATTGTTATCAAGATGATGATCAGGGTTTTCAAGGTCCTTTGATGGGAATGAAAAGTGCGTGGACGTATGTGCAAGCCGATTATGTGTTGTTTATCCCTTGTGATGTGACGTTTATTCCTAAGCGTGTGGTTGAAAAATTACATCAAGCATTAGCCAAAAATGCTTTGTCTGATGTGGCTTATGTCGAAATTAATGGTGTGGCGCTATATCCATTTTGTCTTGTCAAGCGTAGTGCATATCAGACTATTCAAAACAGTCTTGCACAAAATAAGCGCAGTTTAAAACAGTGTTTTTCCGAGTTGCACGGCCAGGGGGTAATATTTAAAAATCATGCATTATTTTTGCACAGTATTAATTCGCTGGATGAATTACAACAATATCAACAATTGAAATCTATTCACATTTAA